The following proteins come from a genomic window of Oncorhynchus masou masou isolate Uvic2021 chromosome 25, UVic_Omas_1.1, whole genome shotgun sequence:
- the LOC135514302 gene encoding protein FAM219A-like, with product MMEEIPVDRFQVPSAVQGEMQPLDPASSTASSEADSDTREEEPVTMNYKPSPLQMKIEKQRELARKGSLKNGNAGSPVNQQPKKNNVMARTRLVVPNKGYSSLDQSPDEKPLVAIDTDSDDDFDMSRYSSSGYSSAEQINQDLNIQLLKDGYRLDEIPDDEDLDLIPPKSVNPTCMCCQATSSTACQIQ from the exons ATGATGGAAGAGATACCAGTAGATAGATTTCAGGTTCCGAGCGCTGTCCAGGGAGAGATGCAGCCACTT gacccTGCATCATCCACAGCTTCTTCCGAAGCAGACTCAGACACGAGGGAGGAGGAGCCAGTCACTATGAACTACAAGCCCTCTCCTCTGCAGATGAAGATAG AGAAACAGCGCGAGCTGGCCAGGAAGGGATCACTGAAGAATGGCAATGCAGGTAGTCCAGTGAACCAGCAGCCGAAGAAAAACAATGTGATGGCCAGAACACG gCTGGTGGTGCCCAATAAGGGCTACTCctccttagaccagagccctgatGAGAAGCCCCTGGTTGCCATAGATACAGACAG TGACGATGACTTCGACATGTCCAGATACTCCTCATCGGGATACTCCTCAGCCGAG CAAATCAACCAGGACCTGAATATCCAGCTGTTGAAGGATGGTTACCGGCTGGACGAGATCCCTGACGACGAGGACCTGGATCTGATCCCGCCCAAATCTGTCAACCCCACCTGCATGTGCTGCCAAGCCACTTCCTCCACCGCATGTCAAATCCAGTAG